A segment of the Phaeodactylum tricornutum CCAP 1055/1 PHATR_bd_5x5 genomic scaffold, whole genome shotgun sequence genome:
CTCGTCAAAGCGTTGGCATCGACCGCACGAATTCCTTGTCTCGTCGTCACGCCAAGTGTTTTGCTACGCAAATATTATGGCGAAACAAATGCACAGGTCCGCAGTTTGTTCTCTCTCGCGGCCAAGCTGTCGCCCTGTATCCTTTGCATCGATGAACTTGACGGTCTCTTTCGCGAACGCAGTGagcaagaacacgaagtTAGCCGGGACTTAAAAACTGAGTTTTTGCAGTGGGTGGACGGAATGATGAGCAAGGATGATGAGGACCGACAGATTCTACTTGTCGGTGCCACAAACCGCCCCTTTGATTGTGTGAGTGCAATAGTCGTGTTATTATTTGCCTGCTTGCTCATACTATTGTCCGGACTGACCATTTGCGCCTACTATTTTCTGGGAGAAGGACTCAGCGGTTCTACGGAGAATGCCGCAGTCGCACTTTGTCGGGTTGCCGGACCTCACGGCTCGCTCCGTATATCTCAAACATGCACTACGATCCGTCCCGATCACCATCGATTTTGATTTTAATGAAATTGCATGTCGTAGCGAAGGATATAGTCCGAGCGACTTACGGCAATTACTGCAAACCGCGGCGATATCTGGACCGATGCAGGAGGCAACCGCTCTATTGAATGACTCTGCTACTCGACCGCTAAGTGCGACCGATGTTTTG
Coding sequences within it:
- a CDS encoding predicted protein; this encodes LVKALASTARIPCLVVTPSVLLRKYYGETNAQVRSLFSLAAKLSPCILCIDELDGLFRERSEQEHEVSRDLKTEFLQWVDGMMSKDDEDRQILLVGATNRPFDCDSAVLRRMPQSHFVGLPDLTARSVYLKHALRSVPITIDFDFNEIACRSEGYSPSDLRQLLQTAA